The Caldicellulosiruptor obsidiansis OB47 genome segment AAAAGATGCTTTACAAACTAACTGCTCATGAAGCAATTGAACTTATAAAGAAAAAAGAAGTAAAATGCCAAGAGGTTGTTGAAAGTGTCTTTGAGAGAATTAAGCAGGTGGAGGATAAGGTAAAGTCTTATATAACAATCACAGAAGAACAGGCTTTAGAAAATGCAAAAAAGATTGATGAGAAAATTGCGAAAGGTGAGCATGTTGGAGCTTTGTACGGGCTTCCAATCGCTCTTAAAGACAACCTGTGCACAGATGGAATTAGGACTACCTGTGCATCAAAAATTCTTTATAACTTTGTCCCACCTTACGATGCAACAGTTGTGAAAAAGCTGAAGGAAAATCATATGACGCTATTAGGCAAGCTCAATATGGACGAGTTTGCAATGGGGTCATCAACAGAAAACTCTGCTTTTCACACAACTAAAAATCCTTGGGATTTGGAAAGAGTTCCAGGTGGTTCAAGTGGTGGGTCTGCTGCTGCTGTTGCAGCAGATGAAGCATTCTTTACTCTTGGTTCTGATACAGGTGGTTCTATCAGACAGCCAGCTTCCCTTTGTGGAGTTGTTGGTATGAAGCCAACGTATGGAAGAGTTTCGCGATTTGGACTTGTTGCATTTGCATCTTCTCTTGACCAGATAGGACCTTTGACAAAAGATGTTGAGGATTGTGCTTTAGCTATGAATATCATATGTGGACATGACCCATATGATGCAACATCAGCACCAATTGATGTTCCTGACTTTACAAAGGCTCTTAAAAACGATGTAAAAGGGCTCAAGATAGGAGTTCCAAGGGAATATATGGAAAAAGGAGTAAACGATGAGGTAAAAAAAGCTGTTGAGAAAGCACTTGAACTTTTAAAATCTCTTGGTGCACAGTACGAAGAGTTTTCGATACCAATTGTGGAGTACGCTCTTCCAACTTACTATATCATTGCATCGTCTGAGGCAAGCTCAAACTTAGCAAGGTATGATGGAATCAAATATGGGTACAGAACACAGAACTATGACGACCTGATAGATTTGTACAAAAAAACAAGGTCTGAAGGATTTGGTGCAGAAGTAAAAAGAAGGATTATGCTTGGGACATATGCGCTTTCTGCTGGATACTATGATGCATACTACAAAAAAGGATTGCAGGTAAGGACGTTGATTAAGCGGGCATTTGATGAAGCTTTCAAAAAGTATGATGTTATTATCACACCAACGAGCCCAACAACTGCATTCAAAATTGGCGAAAAGGTATCAAATCCGCTTGAGATGTATATGTCAGATATATGTACAGTACCAGTTAACATAGCAGGGCTTCCGGCTATTTCGATACCATGTGGGTTTGATTCAAATAATCTACCCATCGGATTGCAAATTATTGGAAAAGCTTTTGATGAGGAAACAATACTAAGAGTTGCATATACCTATGAACAAAACAGCGGATATAGAAACTTAAAACCTCAGAATTTATAATACAGAACCCTATAAATTGAACAAAAGCATTATTTTAAACAAGAGGTGAAAAAAGAAGATGGAATATGAGGTTGTGATAGGTTTAGAGGTTCATGCCGAGCTTGCAACAAAATCAAAGATATTTTGCAGCTGTACAACAGAGTTTGGCGGTGAACCAAATACTCACTGCTGTCCTATTTGTACTGGTATGCCAGGGGTACTTCCTGTTTTGAACAAAAAGGCGGTTGAATATGTTATAATGGCGGGGCTTGCGACAAACTGCCAAATAGCAAGGTACAGCAAGCAGGATAGAAAAAATTATTTTTATCCGGACCTTCCAAAGGCTTACCAGATTTCACAGTATGACTTGCCGCTCTGTTACAATGGTTATATAGACATTGAGGTAAATGGGCAAAAAAAGAGAATAGGGATAAAGAGAATTCACATTGAGGAAGATGCCGGAAAGCTTCTTCATGACCAGTGGGAAGAAGGAAGTCTTGTTGACTTTAACAGATGTGGTGTGCCTTTGATTGAGATTGTTACAGAACCAGATTTACGTTCCAGCGAAGAGACACGAGTTTTTCTTGAAAAGCTAAAAGCAATTTTGCAATACACAGAGGTCTCTGACTGCAAGATGCAGGAAGGTTCGCTCAGAGTAGATGTTAACCTGTCTGTACGTCCAAAAGGTTCGAAAGAATTCGGTACAAGAACAGAAATGAAAAACTTAAACTCTTTCAGATCTGTTGTAAGAGCTATAGAATATGAAGCAAGAAGACAGATAGAGGTTTTAGAAAGCGGTGGTGTTGTTGTTCAGGAGACAAGGCGCTGGGATGATGCAAAAGGTATAAGTTTATCTATGAGGACAAAAGAAGAAGCACATGACTACAGGTATTTCCCAGAGCCTGACCTTCCACCTATAGTTGTAGACGATAGCTGGATTGAGGAGATTAGAAAGAGAATTCCTGAGCTTCCTGACCAGAAAAAGGAAAGGTATATAAGAGAGTATGGGTTACCAGAATATGATGCCGGCGTTCTGACTTCATCAAAGGCTATAGCAAGCTTTTTTGAAGAGTGCATAAAATATACGCAAAACATAAAGGCTGCAAGCAACTGGATGATGGGAGAGATTATGAGAATCTTAAATGATAAAGGGTTAGAACCTGAGGAAATTGACAATATAAAGATTAAACCAAATCAACTTGCAAGCCTTATTAACCTTGTTGATAACAAGACAATTTCCAACACTATTGCAAAGCAGGTATTTGAAGAGATGTTCGACACAGGCAAAGATCCTGAAGTTATTGTAAAAGAAAAAGGGCTTGTTCAGATAACAGACAGGAATGTAATTTTAGAGGCTGTAAAACAGGCGATAGCAAACAATCCAAAATCAGTAGAAGATTATAAAAATGGCAAAGACAAGGCGTTTGGATTTTTGGTGGGACAGGTTATGAAGATAACAAAAGGCAAAGCAAATCCACAGCTTGTAAATGAAATCTTAAAAGAAGAACTTGAGAAAATCTAAAACTAAAAAAGGGGCTTTCTTCTGATATCAAAAGAAAGCTCCCTCTTTTTTAAATTTTTTGAAAAGGTGAGAATGAAAGTGCAAACCAAAAAGTTTGGAATAGAGGAAGAAATCTTGGATAAGATTATCGAAATTTTTAAAAAATATAAGCAAGTTAAAAAAGCTTGTATCTTTGGTTCAAGAGCAAGAGGAGACTACAAAAGAGGTTCTGATGTAGATATATGTATTTGGCTTGAAGATGATGTTGAAAACCCAATTTACAAGATTGAGGATGAGTTAGAAGAAGTTGATACAATATTATTGTTTGATATTGTTGTGTTCAGTAGTATTACAAAAGAAAGTCTCAAAGACAGTATTATAAAAGAAGGAGTAGTTGTATATGAAAGAGAGAATAGTAGGGAAGCTTGAAAAAATAATATCTCTTGAGCTTTAAAGGTAGCAAATTTGTTGATGAGTTTGTAAAAAAAGGGTAAAATAAAATTGAGCAAATAAGTTTTTAACAAGTAGTCTTTTGAGGAGATGGTAATATGCAAAAGAAAGAAAAAAACCACAATTTTTATATGGCGTTTTGTGATGACAGGTTTAAGATAAACAGGATTTCAGTTACTTTTATAGACAGGTTGGAGAGAGAAAAAAATACTTTAAATGCTCTGTTTCCAATGGTCTTAATAAGAGGGAACAACAAGTACAAGGATATGAAAGAAATAAATAGATATTTGGACAATATGTATGGTGCGACGCTGAGTATTGATGTGGATAAAAAGGGTGACCTGCAAGCAATTTCATTTGCAATAAGCTTTTTAAACGATAGATTTGCAGGTGAGAACCTTTATACAAAAGCGCTACAGTTTTTGTATGATATCATATATGGTCCGATAAAATATGGTGGCGGCTTTGAAGAAGATGCTATTTTGCAAGAGAAGAACAATCTAAAACAGGAGATTGAAAGCAGGATAAACGACAAGGTCCAATATGCAATTGACAGGTGTATAGAGGTGATGTTTGAAGGGCAAAACTATGCTCTTTATGAAAAAGGAAATGTTGATGACTTGCAAACCATCACAAAAGAAAAGCTCTTTTCACAATACCAAGAGGTTGTTACCAAAAAGCCTATGTACGTGTTTGTCTATGGTGACTATGATGAAGAATGGGCAGTTTCAAAAGCATTAGA includes the following:
- the gatA gene encoding Asp-tRNA(Asn)/Glu-tRNA(Gln) amidotransferase subunit GatA, which gives rise to MLYKLTAHEAIELIKKKEVKCQEVVESVFERIKQVEDKVKSYITITEEQALENAKKIDEKIAKGEHVGALYGLPIALKDNLCTDGIRTTCASKILYNFVPPYDATVVKKLKENHMTLLGKLNMDEFAMGSSTENSAFHTTKNPWDLERVPGGSSGGSAAAVAADEAFFTLGSDTGGSIRQPASLCGVVGMKPTYGRVSRFGLVAFASSLDQIGPLTKDVEDCALAMNIICGHDPYDATSAPIDVPDFTKALKNDVKGLKIGVPREYMEKGVNDEVKKAVEKALELLKSLGAQYEEFSIPIVEYALPTYYIIASSEASSNLARYDGIKYGYRTQNYDDLIDLYKKTRSEGFGAEVKRRIMLGTYALSAGYYDAYYKKGLQVRTLIKRAFDEAFKKYDVIITPTSPTTAFKIGEKVSNPLEMYMSDICTVPVNIAGLPAISIPCGFDSNNLPIGLQIIGKAFDEETILRVAYTYEQNSGYRNLKPQNL
- the gatB gene encoding Asp-tRNA(Asn)/Glu-tRNA(Gln) amidotransferase subunit GatB → MEYEVVIGLEVHAELATKSKIFCSCTTEFGGEPNTHCCPICTGMPGVLPVLNKKAVEYVIMAGLATNCQIARYSKQDRKNYFYPDLPKAYQISQYDLPLCYNGYIDIEVNGQKKRIGIKRIHIEEDAGKLLHDQWEEGSLVDFNRCGVPLIEIVTEPDLRSSEETRVFLEKLKAILQYTEVSDCKMQEGSLRVDVNLSVRPKGSKEFGTRTEMKNLNSFRSVVRAIEYEARRQIEVLESGGVVVQETRRWDDAKGISLSMRTKEEAHDYRYFPEPDLPPIVVDDSWIEEIRKRIPELPDQKKERYIREYGLPEYDAGVLTSSKAIASFFEECIKYTQNIKAASNWMMGEIMRILNDKGLEPEEIDNIKIKPNQLASLINLVDNKTISNTIAKQVFEEMFDTGKDPEVIVKEKGLVQITDRNVILEAVKQAIANNPKSVEDYKNGKDKAFGFLVGQVMKITKGKANPQLVNEILKEELEKI
- a CDS encoding nucleotidyltransferase domain-containing protein encodes the protein MKVQTKKFGIEEEILDKIIEIFKKYKQVKKACIFGSRARGDYKRGSDVDICIWLEDDVENPIYKIEDELEEVDTILLFDIVVFSSITKESLKDSIIKEGVVVYERENSREA
- the yfmF gene encoding EF-P 5-aminopentanol modification-associated protein YfmF, whose translation is MQKKEKNHNFYMAFCDDRFKINRISVTFIDRLEREKNTLNALFPMVLIRGNNKYKDMKEINRYLDNMYGATLSIDVDKKGDLQAISFAISFLNDRFAGENLYTKALQFLYDIIYGPIKYGGGFEEDAILQEKNNLKQEIESRINDKVQYAIDRCIEVMFEGQNYALYEKGNVDDLQTITKEKLFSQYQEVVTKKPMYVFVYGDYDEEWAVSKALEVFGEEKRESIHNDFSINIPFENTRYVTEEIEVNQGKIALGIRTNVDVTSEDYYKLLMLNGILGASPKSKLFENVREKASLCYYVFSRIDRFKSVMIISSGIEIENYEKALNLILQQIEDIKNGKIDDIEYESAINYYKTALMSIYDSPRDLLSFYLNQALVGQIIEPKEVFENLKNVDIEDIKRIANRFELDTVYFLKNRGVAKDGKDL